In Neptuniibacter halophilus, the following proteins share a genomic window:
- a CDS encoding type IVB secretion system protein IcmW: MSDSHGSDQFWDEDLALSEVMDKIQEYETWVVEDPDVLQSMDESVRQVLAAIDTQYQRMQEYRPNGDHSEFLESMLIILGFMPAKKALYYLTSFQQYQGFFEALANKLSDAPPLKDYAKTLLARASVLQQRQLQMAVNSQENFNQLTQALERIFEKG; encoded by the coding sequence ATGTCTGATTCACATGGCTCTGATCAGTTTTGGGATGAAGATTTAGCGTTAAGCGAAGTCATGGACAAAATCCAAGAGTATGAAACATGGGTCGTTGAAGATCCTGATGTTCTTCAATCTATGGATGAGTCGGTGCGACAGGTTCTTGCAGCCATTGATACCCAGTATCAGCGCATGCAGGAGTACCGGCCAAATGGCGATCATTCTGAGTTTCTTGAATCGATGTTAATCATCCTGGGATTTATGCCTGCGAAGAAAGCTCTGTATTACTTAACTTCGTTTCAGCAGTACCAAGGTTTTTTTGAGGCGCTGGCGAATAAGTTGAGCGATGCTCCCCCGTTAAAGGATTACGCAAAAACCCTGCTGGCTAGAGCCAGTGTGCTGCAACAGCGTCAACTGCAGATGGCTGTGAACAGCCAGGAAAACTTCAACCAGCTTACTCAGGCTTTGGAGCGAATCTTTGAAAAAGGTTAA
- a CDS encoding LPD1 domain-containing protein: MEQKISLDQGIETPILLKQGIECKALLLDTDGEQNYAILLDNVSDEWAQNLQGDTFLRLSPNRFITTKPIASLNWGAIFPGVKTQFTQPTPVKASKVGKTIGVPPEVQDQIKEWSDDHIRALIQTMGDRSYVASFDVYRHSAIQGHIEKNYVATILEAAAESVIALKPHALHLVAFLNELYRESGQDRTAVVDTARIFEILSEDDSFEDTAITGALPDYLSRNERLSCWIDRQQCVVVVHNSAAQNLSFHQFDALSGCYRFCSHEKYTVACDETSIKSIKKLVDAYRCRWPWNAVRGELVQVAQESASRFCQSNGHRFIYEAESGSGDRIFYADPHSRLIFTWSESKVSSFSDGVEQWLSNERVGDSDLRYLIWGDLPDQGNAHKETESDCPYPTVDLSQEDCSRVDRRRLLVSDRYLSPLYHLESNRFSLAQRITLFHFYHLVTPNFVQQVQSQSSAERFCGAVELVGKFITDLSDTDLHSLLNGLKLKLEQLGYLDTAGGTGLVSTLTGKGKQLISDLQCASIDIRQKLVRFLSDESYQTQHLSSLMSLNWPYESQWWVVGFEFFMENSGWTVARQGQRFFQAHRSRESAVEALKLHITRQRVREVDDGYYFYSKQGMRYRVPEGFSGEYIDGVPNVLSDRPEKAKLTCKPTEDGFSQLAIAFDGDDLLPGVEEKISSAFHDMSRIIGIPQKVVSFEGSLEIHGAGDNDRPQLALWSHDTIAHCPMGGIAAAWGEIYYGLLAGDPEAYSLYFPEVKDSAFQVLLEEIQYIDKPYVLSAHWLAMEREVVDEIQAVYGFEPQEMIGNLSPEAFTELLAALDIKDDAKPLISKVMRLRANTGRNEEGRATRKVHSPYLKACRKFVDLSADAGAIQGRSLFARAFEAWVEDSLIASGVSNDVLVYGTRNEDRLGFDIYPEGGERYRIGRAFDRYFLQSPDL, encoded by the coding sequence ATGGAACAAAAGATAAGCCTTGATCAGGGAATCGAAACGCCGATCCTTCTAAAACAGGGAATCGAGTGTAAAGCCCTTCTGTTAGATACTGATGGTGAACAAAACTATGCCATTCTTTTAGACAATGTATCTGATGAGTGGGCACAGAATTTACAAGGTGACACCTTTCTCCGCCTGAGCCCTAATCGATTTATCACTACTAAGCCTATTGCCAGCTTAAATTGGGGGGCCATTTTCCCCGGAGTCAAAACCCAATTTACCCAGCCCACGCCGGTTAAAGCCTCAAAGGTCGGCAAAACAATAGGTGTGCCCCCGGAAGTACAGGACCAGATAAAAGAATGGTCTGATGATCATATCAGAGCACTGATTCAGACTATGGGTGATCGATCATATGTGGCGAGCTTTGATGTATATCGGCATTCAGCAATTCAAGGCCACATAGAGAAAAACTATGTGGCTACGATACTTGAGGCTGCGGCTGAATCTGTCATAGCTCTCAAACCCCATGCGCTCCATTTAGTTGCGTTTCTCAATGAGCTGTACCGTGAGAGTGGTCAGGATCGTACAGCCGTTGTCGATACCGCCAGGATCTTTGAAATTCTATCTGAAGATGATTCTTTTGAAGATACCGCTATCACGGGTGCTTTGCCGGATTACCTTTCTCGAAATGAGCGTTTGTCTTGTTGGATTGATCGCCAGCAGTGTGTGGTGGTCGTTCATAATTCTGCTGCCCAAAACCTCAGTTTTCATCAGTTTGATGCACTATCTGGCTGCTATCGATTCTGTAGTCATGAAAAATATACCGTGGCGTGTGATGAAACGAGTATCAAGTCTATTAAAAAGCTGGTAGATGCTTATCGATGTCGCTGGCCTTGGAACGCAGTACGGGGTGAATTAGTTCAAGTTGCTCAGGAAAGTGCCAGTCGTTTTTGTCAGAGCAATGGTCATCGGTTTATTTATGAAGCCGAAAGTGGGTCAGGCGATCGTATTTTTTACGCGGATCCTCATAGCCGTCTTATATTCACCTGGTCAGAAAGCAAAGTATCCTCATTCAGTGATGGTGTAGAGCAATGGCTGTCAAATGAGCGTGTGGGGGACAGTGATCTCAGGTATCTCATTTGGGGTGATCTTCCAGATCAAGGCAATGCACATAAAGAAACAGAGTCAGATTGTCCATATCCGACTGTAGACCTTTCCCAAGAGGATTGCTCCCGAGTCGATAGAAGGCGTTTGTTAGTTTCCGATCGTTATCTGTCTCCTTTGTATCACTTGGAATCTAACCGATTTTCGCTGGCACAACGGATAACATTGTTTCACTTCTACCATCTGGTTACGCCGAATTTTGTTCAGCAGGTACAGTCTCAGTCTTCAGCGGAGCGGTTCTGCGGCGCTGTTGAATTGGTTGGTAAATTCATTACTGATCTTTCAGATACTGATTTGCACAGTCTGCTGAATGGTTTGAAGTTGAAACTGGAACAGTTGGGCTACTTGGATACTGCCGGGGGAACTGGATTGGTATCAACGCTGACTGGAAAAGGTAAGCAACTGATTTCCGATCTGCAGTGTGCATCTATCGATATCAGACAAAAATTAGTGCGGTTCTTATCAGATGAATCCTATCAAACTCAGCACCTATCAAGCCTGATGAGTCTCAATTGGCCTTATGAGAGCCAATGGTGGGTTGTTGGATTTGAATTCTTCATGGAGAACAGCGGCTGGACTGTTGCTCGACAGGGGCAACGGTTTTTTCAAGCCCATCGATCAAGAGAATCAGCTGTAGAGGCCTTAAAGCTGCACATCACTCGCCAGCGGGTCAGAGAGGTAGATGATGGGTACTACTTCTACTCGAAACAGGGGATGCGTTATCGAGTCCCAGAGGGATTCAGTGGTGAATATATTGATGGAGTGCCCAATGTTCTGTCTGACAGGCCAGAAAAGGCAAAGCTAACCTGTAAACCTACAGAAGATGGATTTTCTCAGCTGGCAATCGCGTTTGATGGTGATGATCTTCTACCTGGTGTAGAGGAAAAAATCAGCTCCGCATTTCATGATATGTCACGGATCATCGGTATTCCTCAGAAGGTTGTTTCGTTTGAGGGATCGCTAGAAATTCATGGTGCCGGGGATAATGATCGACCGCAGCTGGCGCTATGGTCCCATGACACGATCGCTCACTGTCCAATGGGTGGGATCGCCGCAGCGTGGGGCGAAATTTATTACGGCTTGTTGGCTGGAGATCCGGAAGCTTACAGTCTGTATTTCCCAGAAGTAAAAGATTCTGCTTTTCAGGTACTACTGGAGGAGATCCAGTACATCGATAAGCCCTACGTACTCTCAGCTCACTGGCTTGCTATGGAACGAGAGGTTGTGGATGAGATTCAGGCTGTATATGGCTTTGAGCCTCAGGAAATGATCGGGAACCTTTCCCCAGAAGCTTTCACAGAGCTGCTGGCGGCTCTTGATATAAAAGATGATGCGAAGCCATTAATTAGTAAGGTAATGCGCTTGAGAGCTAACACAGGGCGAAATGAGGAGGGTAGAGCAACACGGAAGGTTCATAGCCCGTATCTGAAGGCTTGCAGGAAGTTCGTTGACCTGTCAGCTGACGCTGGAGCTATACAAGGTCGATCACTGTTTGCGAGAGCTTTTGAGGCATGGGTGGAAGATTCATTGATAGCCTCCGGGGTTAGTAATGATGTCCTTGTGTATGGTACTCGCAACGAAGATCGTCTGGGCTTTGATATCTATCCGGAAGGTGGCGAGCGTTACCGTATAGGTAGAGCGTTTGATCGATATTTTCTGCAGTCGCCTGATTTGTAG
- a CDS encoding PEGA domain-containing protein yields the protein MMLVLSILYLLPETIFNAQLVATAGGKGSTEDDLRMVEYFGRTVSGIGATLLIADLILKGRAAVSALRLVITFGLIAIFVWPTVFFGQKWVVDRYLVEDTTPQERQYAYLTQILRSALISNAVVIEDIPYDPDEAHSASEQTFLALFGGIVYADKGLLASLENKQEDIITKFVRKSANDGFDEYYGRYVELRTDIRKQFQDYRHRVKDYDQALATRDKRSGALWKKVNAEVDSGWRSYQQASDKTVEVAQQRAEKLAPQVYDYFKRLNQCSSQSCRDRLKKGYDSKIKRLGMGNIEPEYWLIKEEISTGQNILNSVLMGALTGGASVLMQGVDKASGGDGGFKDAKYSYTNNVAHYHVRVLQKMAPGFEKKTGLPLGISSKTDYRMHKGTGSRVRSAMKKEGIHLPSGWTLSQRSEFNRAVYRTVEKEARAKWDREMAAKGISLSPDLGWNSFQRSEDIQRMIREEMGERFYVKPMLADWNNKTFYKKVVVPNIKRKTDEILRNLRESEANFADGGRLEEVGKSAIRAAVIPPISMSLSLFLVLLTIMKLPLKCYDLYRAKHDDGKVPGAKGRALRVVGAILPIALVIAVPLTLVESKYTERNSAVNHLLSNIEDQMNPAAAGALTWLMHTQPLVQPAGEWIEGIIGMSDFFEVRSEHFAQLDQSVLYGGGDAKEVTGEADEWNGQVPLLVKSTPKTARIQVMNIKPVYRDGMLLPVGSYRLRVSARGYATVNKTILLTPENKTFHIELKPVVGKLK from the coding sequence ATGATGCTTGTCTTGTCCATTCTTTATTTATTACCAGAAACCATTTTTAACGCTCAGTTGGTGGCTACTGCTGGTGGTAAAGGAAGTACAGAAGATGATCTTCGTATGGTTGAGTACTTCGGACGAACAGTAAGCGGTATAGGGGCAACGCTATTAATCGCGGACCTCATTCTCAAGGGACGCGCCGCAGTTTCTGCATTGCGGCTTGTAATTACGTTTGGCCTGATCGCTATATTCGTATGGCCCACGGTCTTTTTTGGGCAGAAGTGGGTTGTAGATCGGTATCTGGTCGAAGACACAACACCCCAGGAGAGGCAGTACGCCTATCTCACTCAGATTCTTCGTTCGGCCTTAATCTCTAACGCGGTAGTGATTGAAGATATTCCATACGATCCGGATGAAGCTCATTCTGCATCTGAGCAAACCTTTCTAGCTCTGTTTGGCGGCATTGTTTATGCCGATAAAGGGTTACTTGCTTCACTCGAAAACAAGCAGGAAGACATCATTACAAAGTTTGTTCGTAAAAGTGCGAACGATGGGTTTGATGAATACTACGGTCGATATGTTGAGCTGCGAACCGATATCCGGAAACAATTTCAAGATTATCGACACCGGGTTAAAGACTATGATCAGGCCTTGGCGACGAGAGATAAGCGGTCAGGCGCACTTTGGAAGAAGGTTAATGCTGAAGTTGATTCGGGGTGGCGCTCCTATCAGCAAGCTTCAGATAAAACGGTTGAAGTAGCTCAGCAGCGAGCAGAAAAACTCGCTCCTCAGGTTTATGACTATTTTAAACGGCTAAACCAATGTAGCAGCCAGTCATGCCGGGATCGCTTGAAGAAAGGGTATGACTCCAAAATTAAGCGGTTGGGTATGGGTAATATCGAGCCTGAATATTGGCTCATTAAAGAAGAAATCAGCACAGGTCAGAACATCCTGAATTCGGTGTTGATGGGAGCGTTAACAGGCGGCGCTTCCGTATTGATGCAGGGAGTGGATAAGGCTTCTGGTGGTGACGGTGGTTTTAAGGATGCGAAGTATAGCTATACAAATAATGTCGCTCACTATCATGTGAGAGTGCTTCAGAAAATGGCACCTGGGTTTGAAAAGAAAACAGGCTTGCCACTAGGCATCTCCAGTAAAACTGACTATCGAATGCATAAAGGAACCGGCAGTCGTGTTCGCAGTGCGATGAAAAAGGAAGGGATTCACCTGCCCAGTGGATGGACGTTATCACAGCGATCTGAATTTAATCGGGCGGTGTATCGTACCGTGGAAAAAGAAGCGAGAGCCAAATGGGATAGAGAAATGGCAGCTAAAGGCATTTCTCTTTCTCCGGATCTTGGATGGAATAGTTTTCAGCGCTCTGAGGATATTCAGCGAATGATCCGCGAAGAAATGGGTGAGCGTTTCTATGTTAAGCCTATGTTGGCGGATTGGAACAACAAGACGTTCTACAAGAAGGTAGTTGTTCCTAATATCAAACGAAAAACAGATGAAATTCTTCGGAACCTTAGAGAAAGCGAGGCTAACTTTGCTGATGGGGGCCGTTTAGAGGAAGTGGGTAAAAGTGCGATTCGCGCCGCTGTAATACCGCCGATATCGATGTCTCTTAGCCTGTTTCTTGTGTTACTAACGATTATGAAACTACCGCTCAAATGTTATGACCTCTATCGCGCAAAGCATGATGATGGAAAGGTGCCTGGCGCTAAAGGTAGGGCTCTTCGGGTAGTGGGAGCTATTTTGCCAATTGCATTGGTCATTGCTGTCCCATTAACGCTGGTGGAGTCAAAATACACCGAGCGTAACTCTGCAGTTAATCATCTATTGAGTAACATCGAGGACCAGATGAACCCTGCAGCTGCAGGCGCATTGACCTGGTTGATGCACACGCAACCTTTGGTACAGCCAGCCGGCGAGTGGATTGAGGGAATTATTGGCATGTCAGACTTTTTTGAGGTCAGGTCTGAACATTTCGCTCAGTTGGATCAGAGTGTCCTTTACGGGGGAGGGGATGCAAAGGAGGTTACTGGGGAGGCCGATGAATGGAACGGCCAAGTACCGCTACTGGTGAAATCAACACCTAAGACTGCACGGATCCAGGTGATGAATATTAAACCTGTATACCGAGATGGCATGTTGCTGCCAGTGGGGAGTTACCGGTTAAGAGTATCGGCGCGGGGCTATGCTACGGTGAATAAGACCATTCTTTTGACCCCTGAAAACAAGACATTCCATATCGAGTTGAAACCGGTGGTCGGGAAACTGAAATGA